One Paraburkholderia kururiensis DNA window includes the following coding sequences:
- a CDS encoding beta-ketoacyl synthase N-terminal-like domain-containing protein — protein sequence MSEPVLVSPAGLRRVVVTGMGIVSCLGNTLDDVSARLRAGRGGIVRVEAWRERGFASQVAGVASVAHEPPFERKLERFMGDTARFACHAARSAIADARLDAAALRTPAAGAVIGSGVGTMSAYDSALAIGQARGLDRVPPYTVPQAMSSTTSANVAHVFGVEGVTYSPSSACTTSALAIGQAMQLIQTGRQALVLAGGSEALHDNMTLLFDAMGALSRNFNATPERASRPYDIDRDGFVIASGAGVLVLESLEHALARGARIYAELTGFGHCTDGAGMVTPHASGIARAMRAALDDAGTRPDYINTHAPSTPRGDVEELEALAAVFGAAIPPFSSTKGLTGHPPGACGAHEAIYTLLMMRDGYMAGTAGIESLDARAAGLPLVRTSRDAAIDHAMSVSFGFGGSCASLMFSAWIECQEMARRHRQS from the coding sequence ATGAGCGAGCCGGTTCTCGTGAGCCCGGCCGGCCTGCGACGGGTGGTCGTGACCGGCATGGGCATCGTGTCGTGCCTCGGCAATACGCTCGACGACGTGTCGGCGCGGCTGCGTGCGGGCCGCGGAGGCATCGTGCGCGTGGAAGCGTGGCGCGAGCGCGGCTTCGCGAGTCAGGTGGCGGGCGTGGCGTCGGTGGCGCACGAGCCGCCCTTCGAGCGAAAGCTCGAACGCTTCATGGGCGATACCGCGCGCTTCGCCTGCCACGCGGCGCGCAGCGCGATCGCCGATGCGCGGCTCGACGCCGCCGCGTTGCGTACGCCCGCAGCGGGCGCCGTGATCGGCTCAGGCGTGGGCACCATGTCCGCCTACGACAGCGCGCTCGCCATCGGGCAGGCGCGCGGGCTCGACCGCGTGCCGCCTTATACGGTGCCGCAGGCCATGAGCAGCACGACCTCGGCCAACGTCGCGCACGTGTTCGGCGTGGAGGGCGTGACGTACTCGCCTTCGTCGGCCTGTACGACGTCGGCGCTGGCCATCGGACAGGCGATGCAGCTGATCCAGACCGGACGCCAGGCGCTCGTGCTCGCGGGCGGCAGCGAGGCGCTGCACGACAACATGACGCTGTTGTTCGACGCAATGGGCGCGCTGTCGCGCAATTTCAACGCAACCCCCGAGCGGGCCTCCCGGCCGTACGACATCGACCGCGACGGCTTCGTGATCGCGTCGGGCGCGGGCGTGCTGGTGCTCGAATCGCTCGAACATGCGCTTGCGCGCGGCGCGCGTATCTACGCGGAGCTGACGGGCTTCGGCCATTGCACCGACGGCGCCGGCATGGTGACGCCTCACGCGAGCGGCATCGCGCGCGCCATGCGCGCCGCGCTCGACGATGCCGGCACGCGGCCCGACTACATCAACACGCACGCACCCTCCACGCCGCGCGGGGACGTCGAGGAACTGGAGGCGCTCGCAGCCGTATTCGGCGCAGCGATTCCGCCGTTCTCGTCGACGAAGGGCCTGACGGGACACCCGCCCGGCGCGTGCGGTGCCCACGAGGCCATCTACACGCTGTTGATGATGCGCGACGGCTACATGGCGGGCACCGCGGGCATCGAATCGCTCGACGCGCGTGCAGCGGGTTTGCCGCTCGTGCGAACGTCGCGCGATGCCGCAATCGATCACGCCATGTCTGTTTCATTCGGGTTCGGCGGCAGTTGCGCGAGCCTGATGTTTAGTGCCTGGATCGAGTGCCAGGAGATGGCACGACGCCACAGGCAATCTTGA
- a CDS encoding signal peptidase, giving the protein MKKNCLTLRTVAAVAAVAVITATQAGCATQVKSLPLAPVSAASSQGADVALYFGAQDHPAVQRQLGHVSYSVRIARTTDGPEASCNKALAQALNKVRGDAREHGANAVVNVKTRFHSTETASTTDYTCGVSPSAAAIAIEGDRVVLQAH; this is encoded by the coding sequence ATGAAGAAGAACTGCCTTACGCTACGCACCGTTGCCGCTGTTGCGGCCGTTGCCGTCATCACTGCGACGCAGGCCGGTTGCGCGACCCAGGTGAAGTCGCTGCCGCTCGCGCCCGTGTCGGCAGCCTCGTCGCAAGGCGCGGACGTGGCGCTGTATTTCGGCGCGCAGGATCATCCGGCGGTGCAGCGCCAGCTGGGCCACGTGTCGTACTCCGTGCGTATCGCGCGTACCACCGACGGTCCTGAAGCCTCGTGCAACAAGGCGCTTGCGCAGGCGCTCAACAAGGTGCGCGGCGACGCGCGCGAGCATGGCGCCAACGCGGTCGTGAACGTGAAAACGCGTTTCCACTCGACGGAAACGGCTTCGACCACGGACTACACCTGTGGCGTGAGCCCGAGCGCTGCCGCAATCGCAATAGAAGGCGACCGCGTTGTCCTCCAGGCCCACTGA
- a CDS encoding excinuclease ABC subunit A, with protein MKTSLMFATLCAALATSHAFARDTVSTYPVAEALRSEPGKVTDDVALYFAGQKHPAVLKSFGHVATNKKTNAFNKTDEAACQHVFLSAVIELQDRARQQGGNAVINIKSNYRNQLTQSPTEFTCGAGALIAGVALVGDVVTLKGGK; from the coding sequence ATGAAAACGTCTTTGATGTTCGCCACGCTGTGCGCGGCACTCGCGACCTCGCATGCGTTCGCGCGCGACACGGTATCGACTTACCCTGTCGCCGAAGCACTACGCAGCGAGCCCGGCAAGGTGACCGACGATGTCGCGCTGTACTTCGCCGGCCAGAAGCATCCGGCCGTGCTGAAATCGTTCGGCCACGTCGCCACGAACAAAAAGACGAACGCCTTCAACAAGACCGACGAAGCGGCTTGCCAGCACGTGTTTCTGTCGGCCGTGATCGAGTTGCAGGACCGAGCGCGCCAGCAAGGCGGCAATGCGGTCATCAACATCAAGAGCAACTACCGGAACCAGCTGACCCAAAGCCCCACGGAGTTTACGTGCGGCGCGGGCGCATTGATTGCGGGCGTTGCGCTGGTGGGCGACGTGGTGACGTTGAAGGGCGGGAAATAA
- a CDS encoding class I SAM-dependent methyltransferase, translating to MSPSETSSVPFVPETAFGVWFLRTHTWEHHVLRVAINDLKRLIDTPLPAAPVIVDVGCGQGKSFRLLANAFSPQRIVGIDYHAESLALAEQSSQACRAQSASPLDIELLRGDCANLPQASASADIVFCHQTFHHLVEQERALAEFQRVLKPGGVLLFAESTEAYIKSWVIRLLFRHPMQVQKSADGYLDMIRLAGFRFGPQNVSLPYLWWSRAADFGLFERLGLHHPKPGKRRETLVNVAAVKPA from the coding sequence ATGTCGCCCTCCGAAACATCCAGTGTGCCCTTCGTGCCGGAGACGGCGTTCGGTGTCTGGTTCCTGCGCACCCACACGTGGGAACACCACGTGCTGCGCGTGGCGATCAACGACCTCAAACGGCTCATCGATACGCCCCTGCCGGCGGCGCCGGTCATTGTCGACGTCGGCTGCGGTCAGGGCAAGTCGTTCCGCCTGCTCGCCAACGCGTTCAGTCCGCAGCGCATCGTCGGCATCGATTATCACGCCGAGTCGCTCGCGCTCGCGGAGCAATCGTCTCAGGCGTGTCGCGCGCAATCGGCCTCGCCGCTCGACATCGAACTGCTGCGCGGCGACTGTGCGAATCTGCCGCAGGCATCGGCCAGTGCCGACATCGTGTTCTGCCATCAAACCTTCCATCACCTCGTCGAGCAGGAACGCGCGCTCGCTGAATTCCAGCGTGTATTGAAACCGGGCGGCGTGCTGCTCTTTGCCGAATCCACCGAGGCCTACATCAAGTCGTGGGTGATCCGGCTGCTGTTCCGCCACCCCATGCAGGTCCAGAAAAGCGCCGACGGCTATCTCGACATGATCCGGCTGGCAGGGTTTCGCTTCGGACCACAGAACGTGTCGCTGCCCTACCTGTGGTGGAGCCGCGCCGCGGACTTCGGGCTCTTCGAGCGGCTCGGCCTTCATCATCCGAAGCCCGGCAAGCGGCGCGAAACGCTCGTCAACGTGGCGGCCGTCAAACCGGCCTGA
- a CDS encoding NAD(P)/FAD-dependent oxidoreductase, giving the protein MSTISSHQNAIDVAIIGAGPAGAVAAALLRKAGRSVLVLERQHFPRFSIGESLLPQSMAYLEEAGMLQTLVEAGFQYKNGARFVWRDQSSSFDFRDKHTPGWGTTWQVERAQFDDLLIRCAAQQGAEVRFGHTVRAIETGSAPVLQVTDEDGRSYEVHARFVFDASGFGRVLPRLLNLEAPTGLPTRSALFSHVRDGLPLDATDRNKICIATHPQRRDVWFWMIPLAGGRSSVGCVADAAFLDVAESAREERLRTLIREEPTLNRLIGDAPFLMPVNHIGGYSANVERLHGPGYALLGNAGEFLDPVFSSGVTIALRSAHLAVKTLERQLSGETVDWHGDYDVPLRKGIDTFRAFVERWYTGELQDIIYYPQQTPGIRRMISAVLAGYAWDESNPYVADPVRRLDALHDACTVFGPAR; this is encoded by the coding sequence GTGAGCACTATTTCATCCCATCAGAATGCGATAGACGTGGCGATCATCGGCGCCGGTCCCGCGGGCGCGGTTGCGGCTGCGTTGCTCAGGAAGGCCGGGCGTTCGGTGCTCGTGCTGGAACGCCAGCACTTTCCGCGCTTTTCGATCGGCGAGAGCCTGCTGCCGCAGAGCATGGCGTATCTCGAAGAAGCCGGCATGCTGCAGACGCTGGTGGAAGCCGGCTTTCAGTACAAGAACGGCGCGCGTTTCGTGTGGCGCGACCAGTCGTCGTCGTTCGATTTTCGCGACAAGCACACGCCGGGCTGGGGTACGACCTGGCAGGTGGAGCGCGCGCAATTCGACGACCTGCTGATTCGCTGCGCCGCGCAGCAGGGCGCCGAAGTGCGCTTCGGGCATACCGTGCGAGCGATCGAAACGGGTAGCGCGCCCGTGCTTCAGGTCACTGACGAAGACGGCCGGAGCTACGAGGTGCACGCACGCTTCGTGTTCGACGCCAGCGGGTTCGGCCGGGTGCTGCCGCGCCTCTTGAACCTCGAGGCGCCCACGGGACTGCCCACACGCTCGGCCCTCTTCAGCCACGTGCGCGACGGCCTGCCGCTCGACGCGACGGACCGCAACAAGATCTGCATCGCGACGCACCCGCAGCGGCGCGACGTCTGGTTCTGGATGATTCCGCTCGCGGGCGGTCGTTCGTCGGTGGGGTGCGTGGCGGACGCCGCGTTTCTGGACGTCGCGGAATCGGCGCGCGAAGAAAGACTGCGTACGCTGATTCGCGAGGAGCCCACGCTGAACCGTCTCATCGGAGACGCGCCGTTCCTGATGCCGGTGAACCATATCGGCGGCTATTCGGCGAACGTCGAGCGCCTGCACGGACCGGGCTACGCGTTGCTCGGCAACGCGGGAGAGTTTCTGGACCCGGTGTTCTCCTCGGGCGTCACCATTGCGCTGCGCTCCGCGCATCTCGCCGTGAAGACGCTCGAGCGGCAATTGAGCGGCGAGACAGTCGACTGGCACGGCGATTACGATGTGCCGCTGCGCAAGGGCATCGATACGTTCCGTGCGTTCGTCGAGCGCTGGTACACGGGTGAGTTGCAGGACATCATCTACTACCCGCAGCAGACGCCCGGCATTCGCCGCATGATCAGCGCGGTGCTGGCGGGATACGCGTGGGACGAGTCGAACCCGTATGTCGCGGACCCGGTCCGGCGGCTCGATGCGCTCCATGACGCGTGCACCGTGTTCGGGCCGGCGCGATGA
- a CDS encoding LysE family translocator, which translates to MPNLDTLLKMSLYVALVLVMPGPTNTLLLSSGLKVGLRGTWPLLIAEALGYLAGIAAWGFFLSALAVGRPWLPAAVKLVSAAYILLLAVKMWGASRTLHDVPGGPVTFRDLFVTTLLNPKALLFASTLFPLEAFHSIRYFASTIAAFLMVLIPVGIGWSCLGGLLTARRAWARHTSTLLRGACVVLVAFSGSLLYSVFNR; encoded by the coding sequence ATGCCGAATCTGGACACGTTGCTGAAGATGTCGCTGTACGTGGCGCTCGTGCTTGTCATGCCGGGCCCGACGAACACGCTGTTGCTTTCGTCGGGACTCAAGGTGGGACTGCGCGGCACGTGGCCGCTTCTGATTGCCGAGGCGCTCGGCTATCTCGCGGGCATTGCCGCGTGGGGATTCTTCCTGAGCGCTCTCGCCGTGGGCCGGCCGTGGCTGCCGGCCGCGGTCAAGCTGGTGAGCGCCGCCTACATCCTGCTGCTCGCGGTGAAGATGTGGGGCGCGAGCCGCACGTTGCACGACGTGCCGGGCGGCCCTGTCACGTTTCGCGACCTCTTCGTGACGACGCTGCTGAATCCGAAGGCGCTGTTGTTTGCGAGCACGCTGTTTCCGCTGGAAGCGTTTCACTCCATCCGCTATTTCGCCTCGACGATCGCCGCGTTCCTGATGGTGCTGATACCGGTGGGAATCGGCTGGTCGTGCCTTGGCGGGCTGCTCACGGCGCGTCGCGCGTGGGCGCGGCACACGTCGACGCTGTTGCGTGGTGCCTGCGTCGTGCTGGTCGCGTTCTCGGGTTCGCTGCTGTATTCGGTCTTCAACCGGTAG
- the zwf gene encoding glucose-6-phosphate dehydrogenase, giving the protein MTTQAPSAASDRPLDMIIFGGAGDLSARKLLPALYMAHLHGNLPADTRIIAIGRRDWTREQYLSFMEEHSRPFVDSKALDALAWDRFLALFDYVRIDVGAQGDYSRLCAAARRSAQRVFYLATSPELFTTICDNLTACGLVDEHARVVLEKPLGHDLESARAINASVGQHFPEQQIYRIDHYLGKETVQNLMVLRFGNAIFGPLWQAPYIKSVQITVAETVGVGSRAGFYDQTGAMRDMVQNHLLQLLCIVAMEPPVSLDPDAVRDEKLKVLRSLRPMTMAEIARDTVRGQYTAGAVAGEPVKGYLEEDNVPADSHAETFVALRAQINNWRWANVPFFLRTGKRLPKRRSEIVIDFADLPFSIIPSGPRKYGNRLVIQLQPEESIQLQMLAKEPGSGLHMLPVNLNLDLQQAFTGRRAEAYERLLIDVIRGRLTHFMRRDELEAAWAWVEPILNGWKELGDRPRSYTAGTYGPAASSALMARENMAWAEEA; this is encoded by the coding sequence ATGACCACTCAGGCCCCATCCGCAGCGTCAGACCGCCCGCTCGACATGATCATCTTCGGCGGCGCCGGAGACCTGTCCGCGCGCAAGCTGCTGCCGGCGCTCTACATGGCCCACCTGCACGGCAACCTGCCGGCCGATACGCGCATCATCGCCATCGGCCGCCGCGACTGGACGCGCGAGCAGTATCTGTCCTTCATGGAAGAGCACTCGCGCCCGTTCGTCGACAGCAAGGCGCTCGACGCGCTCGCGTGGGACAGATTCCTCGCCCTCTTCGACTACGTGCGCATCGACGTGGGCGCCCAGGGCGACTACAGCCGCCTGTGCGCCGCCGCGCGCCGCAGCGCACAGCGCGTGTTCTATCTCGCGACCTCGCCCGAGCTTTTCACCACCATCTGCGACAACCTCACGGCCTGCGGCCTCGTCGACGAGCACGCGCGCGTGGTGCTGGAAAAGCCGCTCGGCCACGACCTCGAATCGGCGCGCGCCATCAACGCCTCGGTGGGCCAGCACTTTCCCGAGCAGCAGATCTACCGGATCGACCATTACCTCGGCAAAGAGACGGTGCAGAACCTCATGGTGCTGCGCTTCGGCAACGCCATCTTCGGCCCGCTCTGGCAGGCTCCCTACATCAAGAGCGTGCAGATCACCGTGGCCGAAACGGTGGGCGTGGGCAGCCGCGCGGGCTTCTATGACCAGACGGGCGCCATGCGCGACATGGTGCAGAACCACCTGCTCCAGCTGCTGTGCATCGTGGCAATGGAGCCGCCCGTTTCGCTCGACCCCGATGCCGTGCGCGACGAGAAGCTGAAGGTGCTGCGCTCACTGCGTCCCATGACGATGGCCGAAATTGCGCGCGACACCGTGCGCGGCCAGTACACGGCAGGCGCCGTGGCAGGCGAGCCCGTGAAGGGTTATCTGGAAGAAGACAACGTGCCGGCCGACAGCCACGCCGAAACGTTCGTCGCGCTGCGCGCGCAGATCAACAACTGGCGCTGGGCCAACGTGCCGTTCTTCCTGCGCACGGGCAAGCGCCTGCCGAAGCGCCGCTCGGAAATCGTGATCGACTTCGCCGACCTGCCGTTCTCGATCATCCCGAGCGGTCCGCGCAAGTACGGCAATCGTCTCGTGATCCAGCTGCAGCCCGAAGAGTCCATCCAGCTGCAGATGCTCGCGAAGGAACCCGGCAGCGGCCTGCACATGCTGCCCGTGAACCTCAATCTGGATTTGCAGCAGGCCTTCACGGGGCGCCGCGCCGAGGCGTACGAGCGGTTGCTGATCGACGTGATCCGCGGACGTCTCACGCACTTCATGCGCCGCGACGAACTCGAAGCGGCGTGGGCGTGGGTGGAGCCTATTCTGAACGGCTGGAAGGAACTGGGCGACCGGCCGCGCAGCTATACGGCGGGCACTTATGGGCCGGCTGCGTCGTCGGCGCTGATGGCGCGCGAGAACATGGCCTGGGCTGAAGAAGCCTGA
- a CDS encoding MipA/OmpV family protein codes for MHKRTTAAAASVIATLAAALATPASAQTPSPLAEWQYTAGIPLEKLMQPSLPTWRIRVGPAASFRPLYDGSDRHHMVAGPSIDIRYRDLFFLSTGEGIGMNVLSGPNWRVSLGAAYDLGRRARDDSSRLGGMDNINPAPAVKLAGEYVISKSFPLVLRADVRRYFGGSNGWVADLGAYMPMPGSSQKFVWFAGPGVTFADSRYMNSWFGVTPNEAARSGHPAYRAGAGVKSFGFGVSATWIINKHWLASGDAAIQQLVGDAVHSPITQRATGTVLDMTVTYQF; via the coding sequence ATGCACAAGCGCACGACCGCCGCAGCGGCATCGGTCATTGCCACGCTCGCAGCAGCACTGGCCACCCCCGCCTCGGCACAGACGCCGTCGCCGCTCGCCGAATGGCAGTACACGGCGGGCATTCCTCTCGAAAAACTCATGCAGCCTTCGCTGCCGACGTGGCGTATCCGTGTCGGTCCCGCGGCCAGCTTTCGCCCCCTTTACGACGGCTCCGACCGCCATCACATGGTGGCCGGCCCGAGCATCGACATCCGCTACCGCGACCTCTTCTTCCTGTCGACCGGTGAAGGCATCGGCATGAACGTGCTGTCCGGGCCGAACTGGCGCGTCTCGCTCGGCGCGGCTTACGACCTGGGCCGCCGCGCGCGCGACGACTCCAGCCGGCTCGGCGGCATGGACAACATCAACCCGGCTCCGGCGGTCAAGCTGGCCGGCGAGTACGTGATCTCGAAGTCGTTCCCGCTCGTGCTACGCGCGGACGTGAGGCGCTATTTCGGCGGCTCGAACGGCTGGGTCGCGGACCTGGGCGCCTATATGCCGATGCCCGGCAGCTCCCAGAAGTTCGTCTGGTTCGCGGGCCCGGGCGTGACCTTCGCGGACTCGCGCTACATGAACAGCTGGTTCGGCGTGACCCCGAACGAGGCGGCCCGCTCCGGCCATCCGGCCTACCGTGCGGGCGCGGGCGTCAAGTCGTTCGGCTTCGGCGTGAGCGCGACCTGGATCATCAACAAGCACTGGCTCGCAAGCGGCGACGCCGCGATCCAGCAACTGGTCGGCGACGCCGTGCACAGCCCGATCACGCAGCGCGCAACCGGCACCGTGCTCGACATGACGGTGACGTACCAGTTCTGA
- the fabI gene encoding enoyl-ACP reductase FabI: protein MGFLAGKRILLTGLLSNRSIAYGIAQACRREGAELAFTYVGERFKDRISEFAAEFGSDLVFPCDVADDAQIEALFVSLKQHWDSLDGLVHSIGFAPREAISGDFLEGMTRENFRIAHDISAYSFAALAKAALPLLSPEASLLTLSYLGAERAIPNYNTMGLAKAALEASVRYMAVSLGGKSVRVNGISAGPIKTLAASGIKSFGKILDFVEHNAPLKRNVTIEQVGNTAAFLLSELASGITAEIVHVDSGFNAVVGGMAPTEE from the coding sequence ATGGGCTTTCTGGCCGGCAAACGCATCCTGTTGACGGGTCTTCTGTCGAACCGCTCCATCGCCTACGGTATCGCTCAGGCGTGCCGGCGTGAAGGCGCCGAACTCGCCTTCACGTACGTCGGCGAGCGCTTCAAGGACCGCATTTCCGAATTCGCCGCGGAGTTCGGCAGCGATCTCGTCTTCCCGTGCGACGTGGCCGACGACGCGCAAATCGAAGCGCTCTTCGTCTCGCTCAAGCAGCACTGGGACAGCCTCGACGGCCTCGTCCACTCCATCGGCTTCGCGCCGCGCGAGGCAATCTCGGGCGACTTCCTCGAAGGCATGACGCGCGAGAACTTCCGCATCGCCCACGACATCTCGGCGTACAGCTTCGCCGCGCTCGCCAAGGCGGCGCTGCCGCTGCTCTCGCCCGAGGCGTCGCTGCTCACGCTCTCGTACCTCGGCGCCGAGCGTGCCATCCCGAACTACAACACGATGGGGCTCGCCAAGGCCGCGCTCGAAGCGAGCGTGCGCTACATGGCGGTTTCGCTCGGCGGCAAGAGCGTGCGGGTGAACGGCATTTCCGCAGGCCCGATCAAGACGCTCGCTGCGAGCGGCATCAAGAGCTTCGGCAAGATTCTCGACTTCGTGGAGCACAACGCGCCGCTCAAGCGCAACGTGACGATCGAGCAGGTCGGCAATACGGCGGCGTTCCTGCTCTCCGAACTGGCCTCGGGTATTACCGCAGAAATCGTCCACGTCGACAGCGGCTTCAATGCCGTGGTGGGCGGCATGGCCCCCACGGAAGAATGA
- a CDS encoding extracellular solute-binding protein produces MQSAWGAYAIAQYGEPKYPPGFSHFDYVNPAAPKGGTLVLANPNRLTSFDKFNLFTMRGNPAPGLGLSLESLTTGSSDEVASAYGLLADDIRVASDGMSVTFHINPRAHFSNGDPVTAADVKFSLDMLKSRQAAPPVVLSYADITRAVVVDPSTVRFEFRAHNRELPLIAGSMPVFSHKWGLRPDGTRIPFDQLAFEKPIGSGPYLIESYSNARTITYRRDPNYWGANLPVRAGMYNFERIVYKLYADDVARLEAFKAGEYDALVEYVARNWVRRDVGKRFDSGELQKREFEQHNGAGMQGFIMNLRRPLFQDVRVREALDLALDFQWLNRQLFYSQYRRIDSFFVNTDLQAKGLPSPGELALLDPWRSKLDPAVFGPPPVQPDTDPPGSLRANLLKARALLAQAGWTYRDGALRDAQGKPFEFEVLDDTSGSARWEPIMAQYQRSLQKLGIKVSYRAVDFALYQKRLDAFDFDMTTIRYPDVQVPGTEQIDRFGSKAADEEGSGNLIGLKSPVVDALLRAIVAAQTREALVDAVHALDRVLMHGYYVVPQWYSAVHRVAFKNTLAWPRTLPLYYSGSDWIISTWWFKTSPAGAANQ; encoded by the coding sequence ATGCAGTCGGCCTGGGGCGCCTATGCCATCGCGCAGTATGGCGAACCGAAGTACCCGCCCGGCTTCAGCCATTTCGATTACGTCAATCCGGCGGCGCCCAAAGGCGGCACACTCGTGCTCGCTAATCCGAACCGGCTCACGAGCTTCGACAAGTTCAACCTCTTCACGATGCGCGGCAACCCGGCGCCTGGCCTCGGATTGTCGCTGGAGAGCCTCACCACGGGAAGCTCGGACGAAGTGGCATCGGCATACGGGCTCCTTGCCGACGACATTCGAGTCGCGTCCGACGGCATGTCCGTCACGTTCCACATCAATCCGCGCGCACACTTCTCGAACGGCGACCCCGTCACGGCGGCAGACGTGAAGTTCTCGCTCGATATGCTCAAGAGCCGGCAGGCCGCGCCGCCCGTCGTCCTCTCGTATGCCGACATCACGCGCGCCGTGGTGGTGGACCCATCCACGGTGCGCTTCGAGTTTCGAGCGCACAACCGCGAACTGCCGCTGATCGCGGGCAGCATGCCGGTGTTCTCGCACAAATGGGGATTGCGGCCCGACGGCACACGCATTCCGTTCGACCAGCTCGCATTCGAAAAGCCGATAGGCAGCGGCCCGTATCTCATCGAGAGCTACTCGAACGCGCGCACGATCACCTATCGCCGCGATCCGAATTACTGGGGCGCCAATCTGCCGGTGCGTGCCGGCATGTACAACTTCGAGCGCATCGTCTACAAGCTCTATGCCGACGACGTCGCCCGTCTCGAAGCGTTCAAGGCCGGCGAATACGACGCGCTCGTCGAATACGTGGCGCGCAACTGGGTGCGTCGCGACGTGGGCAAACGCTTCGACAGCGGCGAGTTGCAGAAGCGCGAGTTCGAGCAGCACAACGGCGCCGGCATGCAGGGCTTCATCATGAATCTGCGTCGGCCGCTTTTTCAGGACGTGCGCGTGCGCGAGGCGCTCGACCTTGCGCTCGATTTCCAGTGGCTCAACCGGCAACTGTTCTATAGCCAGTACCGGCGCATCGACAGCTTCTTCGTGAACACAGACCTGCAGGCAAAAGGGTTGCCTTCGCCGGGCGAGCTGGCGTTGCTCGACCCGTGGCGCTCGAAGCTCGACCCCGCGGTGTTCGGGCCGCCGCCCGTACAGCCCGACACCGACCCGCCCGGCTCGCTGCGCGCCAATCTGCTCAAGGCGCGCGCACTGCTCGCGCAGGCCGGCTGGACCTATCGCGACGGAGCGCTGCGCGACGCGCAAGGCAAGCCGTTCGAATTCGAGGTGCTCGACGACACGAGCGGCTCGGCGCGGTGGGAGCCCATCATGGCGCAGTATCAGCGCAGTCTTCAGAAGCTCGGCATCAAGGTCAGTTATCGCGCCGTGGACTTCGCGCTCTATCAGAAGCGCCTCGACGCATTCGACTTCGACATGACGACGATCCGCTATCCCGACGTGCAGGTGCCGGGCACCGAGCAGATCGACCGCTTCGGCAGCAAAGCCGCGGACGAGGAGGGCTCAGGCAATCTGATCGGCCTCAAGTCGCCGGTGGTGGACGCGCTGTTGCGCGCCATCGTCGCGGCACAGACGCGCGAGGCGCTTGTCGACGCGGTGCATGCGCTCGACCGGGTCTTGATGCATGGCTATTATGTGGTGCCGCAGTGGTATAGCGCGGTGCATCGCGTGGCGTTCAAGAACACGCTCGCGTGGCCGCGCACACTGCCGCTGTACTATTCCGGGAGCGACTGGATCATCTCGACGTGGTGGTTCAAGACATCGCCTGCGGGAGCGGCGAACCAGTAG